The Thermodesulfovibrionales bacterium genome contains the following window.
CGGGATAGATCATCGCAGAGACGACGTGGTCCTTCAATTCCTTCGATGACTCAAGAAAGTCATTCAGCTTGTCAAGGACCACATCGAGGACGCCGCCTGCCTCACCGGCCCGCACCATGTTCACATAAATTCTCGGGAATATCTTTGGATGCTGCTGGAGCGCCTCGGAAAAGGAACTGCCCTCACGGATGGACTTCAGAATCGACTGGATGAACTCTTTCGTCTCCTTGCTCTCTGATATCTCGGCGAGGATGTTGAGCCCACGGTCAAGGGGCAGTCCTGCGCCCAGGAGGGCCGACAATTCTGTTGTGAACGTCAGGAGGTCGGCCTTTGAGGATCTGAAGGAGAGCTTCTTTGTCCCTTCCTTGGGGGATGTTACTTTTAACGGTATGACGCCGCTGTTCCTCAGTCGTTCGACTGCTGCCTTTTCGTCTGCGGCATCGATGACGCCTTCGAGAACCGTCCCTTCCGCCGTGGCCGCCCTGTATGAGAAGATAGCCACCCCTAGGCCTCCTGAGTCACTCGCAGGACCTCACTGAGCGTTGTTGTACCGGACATGATCTTGTCCGAACCGTCCTCAAAGAGGGTTCTCATACCATGCTGTCGGGCTGACTCCCTGAGCTGGTTTGCATCTGCGTTCTTCAGGATGAGGGTGCGGATATCGTCATCAACGACGAGGAGCTCGAATATCCCCAGCCTGCCGTAATATCCTGTGAAGGCGCAATGTTCACATCCCTTTCCGTGATAAAGCGTTATGTCGGTGCCGAGACCAAAGGACGCGAGTTCCTCCCTGTCAGCAACCGAGGGGTCTGCCTCTTTGCAGGAAGGGCAGACGACCCTGACGAGTCTCTGTGCGAGGATCCCGCGAATCGTTGATGAGAGGAGGAAATTTTCGACCCCCATCTCAAGGAGCCTCGTTATTGCGCTCGGAGCGTCATTTGTATGGAGCGTCGAGAAGACAAGGTGTCCTGTGAGAGCCGACTGGATCGCTATTTCGGCAGTTTCGAGGTCTCTGACCTCTCCTATCATGATGATGTCCGGGTCCTGCCTCACGATGTGCCTCAGGGTATTCGCGAAGTTCAGCCCTATCTGCGGTTTTACCTGGATCTGGTTCACCCCTTTCAGCTGGTACTCCACAGGGTCTTCGACGGTAATGATCTTCTTGTCGGGGGAATTGATCTTGTCCAGGGCGCCGTAGAGGGTTGTCGTTTTTCCACTTCCCGTTGGGCCTGTGACGAGGATGATGCCATTCGGTTTCTTGATGAGCTGATGAAAGGCGTTGAGAGTCTTCGGGGGGAAACCGAGCATGTCCAGGTCTATAACGATCCCCTCTTTCAGGAGGATCCTCATGACGACGCTCTCACCGTACAGCACCGGTATCGTCGATACCCTCAAATCTATTTCATTCTCACCTATCTTGAGCCTGATGCGGCCGTCCTGGGGCAGCCTCCTTTCGGCGATGTTCAATTTCGCCATGATCTTCACCCTCGAGACGATCGCTGCCTGGAGCTTCTTCGGCACCGATTCGATCTCATGGAGCACGCCGTCAATACGATACCTCACCTTGAGTTCATCCTCGAAGGGTTCCATATGGATATCGCTGGCCCTGCTCTCAACGGCCCGTGTAATGAGGATGTTCACGAGTTTTATGATAGGCGCCTCAGACGCAAGGTCTTTAAGGTGGCCGATGTCCTCTTCCTCCTGTCTGATGAACTCAATCCCCTGCTCCCCGATATCTTCGATAATCCTGTTGATATTCTGCGATTCCTGTCCGTAGAACTTGGAGACGTACTCTTCAAGGGCCTTGGCGTCGGTCCCGTAAACGACAACG
Protein-coding sequences here:
- a CDS encoding type II secretion system F family protein — encoded protein: MAIFSYRAATAEGTVLEGVIDAADEKAAVERLRNSGVIPLKVTSPKEGTKKLSFRSSKADLLTFTTELSALLGAGLPLDRGLNILAEISESKETKEFIQSILKSIREGSSFSEALQQHPKIFPRIYVNMVRAGEAGGVLDVVLDKLNDFLESSKELKDHVVSAMIYP
- the gspE gene encoding type II secretion system ATPase GspE → MIKGLQYLEPEDLPKVPFVLNGISARFIREHLVVPLELKNDVLKVVMADPENRSAIDALKVATSADVVVYGTDAKALEEYVSKFYGQESQNINRIIEDIGEQGIEFIRQEEEDIGHLKDLASEAPIIKLVNILITRAVESRASDIHMEPFEDELKVRYRIDGVLHEIESVPKKLQAAIVSRVKIMAKLNIAERRLPQDGRIRLKIGENEIDLRVSTIPVLYGESVVMRILLKEGIVIDLDMLGFPPKTLNAFHQLIKKPNGIILVTGPTGSGKTTTLYGALDKINSPDKKIITVEDPVEYQLKGVNQIQVKPQIGLNFANTLRHIVRQDPDIIMIGEVRDLETAEIAIQSALTGHLVFSTLHTNDAPSAITRLLEMGVENFLLSSTIRGILAQRLVRVVCPSCKEADPSVADREELASFGLGTDITLYHGKGCEHCAFTGYYGRLGIFELLVVDDDIRTLILKNADANQLRESARQHGMRTLFEDGSDKIMSGTTTLSEVLRVTQEA